Part of the Citrus sinensis cultivar Valencia sweet orange chromosome 2, DVS_A1.0, whole genome shotgun sequence genome, ATCAATCCCAAGTCTTATAACTGAGTTAGCTGCTTTAGCTAAGTCTAGAAATTGTGTAACTGGAAGATCAAGCTCAGACTTGAAAGCTAAAAAAGACGAACTTTTCTCACTAGCTGGATCAAACCCAAGATTGGGACTTTTTTGAACTAAACAAGAGAAGCTTTTGCAATTGTACTTACTCCAAATGACATTGGAATCAGGAAGTGATGAAGGGAAAGGGtttgaagaaagagaagatGAAGGCTTTGATGGGGTTCTTGAGAAGCAACGGCGGCGAGGTAAAGGGTGGCAGCCATGAAGAATGAGAGTTTCTTGAAGGTCAGTGTCATGTGGGCAAAGAGTAAATGGAGTGTAGCTCATGTAATTGTGAAGAAGATCAGGATGGCTATGGCAAGAAGAAGCAATGGGGGAGAGGCGAGAGTAGAGGAGGAGATCTTGAgggatggtggtggtggttttggtttttgaaTTAGTATCTATTGTGGTGGAAGGATGGTGGCGCGTGAGGTGGTTGATGGTGGCGCGTATGGTTTGGAGCTGGTGTATAAGGTAATCAGGGACTTGTTGCTGAGTTGGGGGCTTTGTCTGGGATTGGTAAGTAGTGGAGGAGAGGTGGTAAAGGGAAAGGATATTGGTGGCCACCATGGCTAACAGGAGAACTAAATTCAAGCCCATTGAGAAACCCATTTGGTTTCCTTGTGTGTTT contains:
- the LOC102629133 gene encoding probable methyltransferase At1g29790, with amino-acid sequence MGFSMGLNLVLLLAMVATNILSLYHLSSTTYQSQTKPPTQQQVPDYLIHQLQTIRATINHLTRHHPSTTIDTNSKTKTTTTIPQDLLLYSRLSPIASSCHSHPDLLHNYMSYTPFTLCPHDTDLQETLILHGCHPLPRRRCFSRTPSKPSSSLSSNPFPSSLPDSNVIWSKYNCKSFSCLVQKSPNLGFDPASEKSSSFLAFKSELDLPVTQFLDLAKAANSVIRLGIDVGGATGSFAARMKLYNITILTTTMNLGAPYSEAAALRGLVPLHVPLQQRLPLFDGVLDVVRCGHAVNRWIPVIMMEFLFYDVDRVLRGGGYLWLDRFFSKASDLEDVYGPLIGKLGYKKVKWATANKPNSKNGEVYLTALLQKPVSK